In the genome of Pempheris klunzingeri isolate RE-2024b chromosome 3, fPemKlu1.hap1, whole genome shotgun sequence, one region contains:
- the LOC139199219 gene encoding CDGSH iron-sulfur domain-containing protein 3, mitochondrial-like, whose product MNVLLTKLEHRWMSFTLRQARMTAAAKAQASTLPPEPVIPSKKPFKVELVGGKRYSWCTCGHSKKQPFCDGAHKTKAQGLSPLRFVPEKDATAWLCGCKHTNSPPYCDGTHKQDFIVSAPLHQHSDS is encoded by the exons ATGAACGTGCTGTTGACCAAACTAGAGCACAGATGGATGAGTTTCACGTTGAGACAGGCTCGGATGACAGCAGCTGCCAAG GCCCAAGCCTCCACACTTCCTCCAGAACCTGTCATCCCCTCTAAGAAGCCTTTCAAAGTGGAGCTGGTTGGTGGAAAGCGTTACTCATGGTGCACCTGTGGACACAGCAAGAAACAG CCCTTCTGCGATGGAGCCCACAAAACCAAAGCCCAGGGCCTGTCCCCACTGCGCTTCGTCCCTGAAAAGGACGCCACTGCTTGGCTGTGCGGCTGCAAGCACACTAACAGCCCACCTTACTGTGACGGCACACACAAGCAGGACTTCATCGTGTCTGCCCCGCTACATCAACACAGCGACTCCTGA
- the LOC139199247 gene encoding CDGSH iron-sulfur domain-containing protein 3, mitochondrial-like, which yields MSTSSFLVAVRRGCSRTQTLRRPDAALRASCRTVQLCLQSTQAVPAARLPYRVKVSAGKRYAWCACGHSKKQPFCDGAHKTKAPSIAPLRFTPDSDKALMLCACKQTKNAPYCDGSHFKVILRDIVKSVKGVFK from the exons ATGAGCACGAGCAGCTTCCTGGTCGCAGTGCGGAGAGGATGCTCGCGCACACAGACGCTGAGACGCCCTGACGCGGCGCTGCGTGCGTCCTGCCGCACG GTCCAGCTCTGCCTGCAGTCCACACAGGCCGTCCCTGCAGCCCGGCTGCCCTACAGAGTGAAGGTGTCTGCTGGGAAACGTTACGCCTGGTGTGCCTGTGGACACAGTAAGAAGCAG CCGTTCTGTGATGGAGCTCACAAAACTAAAGCTCCGAGCATCGCTCCTCTACGCTTCACCCCTGATTCTGACAAGGCGCTCATGCTGTGTGCCTGTAAGCAAACCAAAAATGCACCGTACTGTGACGGCTCACACTTTAAGGTCATCCTCCGGGATATAGTGAAGTCGGTGAAAGGAGTCTTTAAATGA